From one Melospiza melodia melodia isolate bMelMel2 chromosome 4, bMelMel2.pri, whole genome shotgun sequence genomic stretch:
- the CAPZA3 gene encoding LOW QUALITY PROTEIN: F-actin-capping protein subunit alpha-3 (The sequence of the model RefSeq protein was modified relative to this genomic sequence to represent the inferred CDS: inserted 3 bases in 2 codons; deleted 1 base in 1 codon; substituted 1 base at 1 genomic stop codon): protein MSQWCQHPPGDFGQLVPGVSALLRGDKLVRREVTTTSSPKKTRSTVLPTHCSSLRENPGPQGTSQLHGSALGKSSCPCCPPGKRILRKLLSWLSCASCFEAHQYQPSNYLDNIWKAGWTSTLSHFPFPTHFTRILLRTICFKVASFHVAVSKXLSETLNVTDQRQFATGFMKLVKAEDNKFCIGILENIQVLSEDIXGKNLSRXFPVTHTFMDWNKLWNVQHLNIKVSNAEVLQCLLKYYL, encoded by the exons ATGTCCCAG TGGTGCCAACATCCTCCTGGGGACTTTGGCCAGCTTGTCCCAGGTGTCTCTGCTCTGCTGCGAGGTGACAAGCTGGTGAGGCGAGAGGTCACCACAACAtcttcccccaaaaaaaccaggaGCACTGTGCTACCAACCCACTGCAGCAGCTTGAGGGAAAACCCTGGGCCTCAGGGAACCAGCCAACTCCATGGCTCAGC CCTGGGCAAGAGCAGCTGTCCATGTTGTCCTCCTGGCAAGAGGATTTTAAGGAAGTTGCTCTCATGGCTCTCATGTGCCTCATGCTTTGAGGCACACCAGTATCAGCCTTCAAATTATTTGGACAACATTTGGAAAGCAGGCTGGACTTCCACCCTTtct catttcccatttcccactcaTTTTACACGGATTCTTCTCCGGACAATCTGCTTCAAAGTTGCCAGCTTCCATGTAGCTGTCAGCAA CCTGAGTGAGACTCTAAATGTGACAGACCAAAGGCAGTTTGCCACAGGTTTTATGAAACTTGTGAAAGCCGAGGACAACAAGTTTTGTATTGGCATTCTGGAAAACATTCAGGTTTTGTCAGAGGATATATGAGGGAAAAATCTGTCAA AATTCCCTGTTACTCACACTTTTATGGACTGGAATAAACTATGGAATGTTCAGCATCTGAACATCAAGGTCTCCAATGCTGAAGTGCTTCAATGCTTGCTGAAATACTATCTTTGA